A stretch of the Capsicum annuum cultivar UCD-10X-F1 chromosome 10, UCD10Xv1.1, whole genome shotgun sequence genome encodes the following:
- the LOC107854506 gene encoding uncharacterized protein LOC107854506: MALHSQILLIISLSFLFFQFNIAIDTSYISLSPNGAPSPLSSMPNGEVSLDNKESVHKYVDKLMESSVAKTEEFLDKVIEKRLKDPTVTAFAKDCLLVCKEVYELGVDAMKKTMEDMDKGYYYSANVDLSGLSTDLDTCMDCVKEIYGDDQEFINFNDWAGKVTHDALEKVAGFSS; encoded by the coding sequence atgGCCCTACACAGCCAAATCTTGCTTATCATTTCCCtttcatttctatttttccaATTCAACATTGCTATTGATACATCCTACATATCTTTATCGCCAAATGGCGCACCATCACCATTATCTTCCATGCCAAATGGCGAAGTTTCATTAGACAACAAAGAGTCTGTCCACAAATATGTGGACAAACTTATGGAATCCTCCGTTGCTAAAACGGAGGAGTTTCTCGACAAGGTTATTGAGAAACGTTTGAAAGATCCTACAGTGACCGCGTTCGCTAAGGATTGTCTTTTAGTATGCAAAGAGGTGTACGAACTCGGGGTCGATGCAATGAAAAAAACAATGGAAGATATGGATAAAGGATATTATTATAGTGCCAATGTTGACCTAAGTGGTTTGTCTACTGATTTAGATACTTGCATGGATTGTGTTAAAGAAATTTATGGTGATGATCaagaatttataaattttaatgatTGGGCTGGAAAAGTTACTCATGATGCCTTGGAAAAGGTTGCAGGCTTTAGCagttaa